Proteins encoded by one window of Salvia splendens isolate huo1 chromosome 14, SspV2, whole genome shotgun sequence:
- the LOC121763619 gene encoding aspartyl protease family protein 2-like: MPPSLSLTLITAMNGKRLSLFLSFFAAIAVSFAAPLQYQTLIPTSLPSPQTLSWPNLQQSESTLSVNLHHVDNLSPAFNSSPHSLFKLRLQRDAARAKALSAMAASSKPRGGGDFSSSVTSGIAQGSGEYFTRIGFGTPPRNVYMVLDTGSDVVWVQCSPCRKCYSQTDPLFDPKKSTSFLGVACASPVCRLLDSPGCNARRKCLYQVSYGDGSFTVGEFSTETLTFRRTKVSNVAFGCGHDNEGLFVGAAGLLGLGRGKLSFPTQAGGRFGKKFSYCLVDRSASSNPSSMVFGDSAASRNAVYTPLLTNPKLDTFYYLGLNGISVGGKRVPGITASLFKLDGIGNGGVILDSGTSVTRLTRPAYVSLRDAFVAGAPNLKRDLEFSLFDTCFDLSGKTEVKVPTVVLHFEGADVSLPASNYLIPVDSDGKFCFAFAGTNTGLSIIGNIQQQSFRVVFDLAANRVGFAPRGCV, from the coding sequence AtgcccccctctctctctctcacactgATCACGGCGATGAACGGGAAACGTCTTTCCCTTTTCCTGTCCTTTTTCGCCGCCATCGCTGTCTCGTTCGCCGCTCCTCTTCAATATCAGACCCTCATCCCCACCTCCCTACCCTCCCCTCAAACCCTTTCATGGCCCAACCTTCAACAATCCGAATCAACTCTCTCAGTAAACTTGCATCATGTGGACAATCTCTCTCCCGCCTTCAACTCATCCCCACACTCCCTCTTCAAACTCCGCCTCCAGCGTGACGCCGCCAGAGCCAAAGCTCTCTCCGCCATGGCCGCCTCCAGCAAGCCACGCGGCGGAGGCGACTTCAGCAGCTCGGTAACCTCCGGGATCGCGCAGGGGAGCGGAGAGTACTTCACACGCATCGGGTTCGGCACTCCGCCCAGAAACGTGTACATGGTGCTGGACACCGGCAGCGACGTCGTTTGGGTCCAATGCTCCCCCTGTAGGAAATGCTATTCCCAAACCGACCCGCTTTTCGATCCCAAAAAATCGACTTCGTTCCTCGGAGTCGCCTGCGCCTCCCCTGTCTGCCGCCTCCTCGATTCCCCCGGCTGCAACGCCCGCCGCAAATGCCTCTACCAGGTCTCCTACGGTGACGGCTCCTTCACCGTCGGCGAATTCTCCACCGAAACGCTCACGTTTAGGCGCACCAAAGTCAGCAACGTCGCCTTTGGCTGCGGCCACGATAACGAGGGTTTGTTCGTTGGCGCCGCCGGGTTGCTAGGCCTAGGCCGCGGGAAGCTCTCTTTTCCCACCCAAGCCGGTGGCCGATTCGGGAAGAAGTTCTCCTACTGCTTGGTCGACCGCTCGGCCTCTTCCAACCCGTCGTCGATGGTGTTCGGCGACTCCGCCGCCTCGAGGAACGCCGTTTACACGCCGCTGCTCACGAATCCGAAGCTCGACACGTTCTACTACCTCGGATTGAACGGGATCTCGGTCGGCGGGAAGCGTGTGCCCGGAATCACGGCGTCGCTTTTCAAGCTCGATGGGATCGGAAACGGCGGGGTGATTTTGGATTCGGGCACGTCGGTTACCAGGCTGACCCGACCCGCGTATGTGTCGCTGAGGGACGCGTTCGTGGCCGGGGCTCCGAATCTGAAGCGTGATTTGGAGTTCTCGCTCTTCGACACGTGCTTCGATCTATCCGGAAAGACGGAGGTGAAGGTGCCGACGGTGGTGCTGCATTTTGAGGGCGCGGATGTGTCGCTGCCGGCGTCGAATTACTTGATTCCGGTGGATAGTGATGGGAAATTTTGCTTTGCCTTTGCGGGTACCAACACCGGGTTGTCGATAATCGGGAATATCCAGCAGCAGAGTTTCCGGGTTGTGTTCGATTTGGCGGCTAATCGGGTCGGGTTCGCTCCGCGAGGATGCGTCTAA